From the genome of Microscilla marina ATCC 23134, one region includes:
- a CDS encoding P-loop NTPase family protein, producing the protein MSEKQQENTPQKNTKLSFPPDLIDTPQIEWVMQKSIDYIKSGVFVHLKGGANTGKTTYTRYLACLLQQPIVSVSSQIVDNTTLALIYQAMAEGHTLIFDDCQRASTSDWQHLLPILEDSLLHFPLQAPNGMSIHQLHPRFTAIFTSNTEELEQWNISPQLLEGCLANIALPTFNTTTLAAIIQAKSKVNAQTAQAIVHLLEQVKKHLQHQSKTSVKTGIVLGKVLAMSNITVAQHPAEFSKACVDILCFDLNQAATQTVTECIELTLQQFAQPPQEEPTQEVKQTVYPIESSPVTMMLQSEVELEMRFYDDVISFMQEVSNDEAEISFNHPPDTMQPDILITIAQQFIPKIKDFIAQQINGEVQIINNETVEPRECDLFIKISKKVPNESQIRIEKLKKLIANYEKHHSGKQPK; encoded by the coding sequence ATGTCAGAAAAGCAACAGGAAAACACCCCTCAAAAAAACACTAAGTTGAGCTTTCCGCCTGACTTGATTGATACGCCACAGATAGAGTGGGTAATGCAAAAAAGCATTGATTACATCAAATCTGGAGTTTTTGTACACTTGAAAGGAGGAGCTAATACAGGAAAAACAACCTACACACGCTATCTGGCCTGCTTATTACAACAACCCATAGTATCAGTATCAAGCCAAATTGTTGATAACACTACCCTTGCCTTGATATATCAAGCAATGGCAGAAGGGCACACACTTATCTTTGACGATTGTCAGCGAGCAAGTACAAGTGACTGGCAGCACTTGTTACCCATACTAGAAGATAGTTTATTACACTTTCCTCTACAAGCGCCAAACGGCATGAGTATACATCAACTACACCCAAGGTTTACAGCTATTTTTACCAGCAATACCGAAGAGCTTGAACAATGGAATATCTCCCCTCAACTGTTGGAAGGTTGCCTGGCAAATATTGCTTTACCTACTTTTAATACTACTACGCTTGCGGCTATCATTCAGGCAAAATCAAAAGTAAATGCCCAAACAGCCCAGGCAATTGTTCACCTACTTGAGCAGGTGAAAAAACATCTTCAGCATCAAAGTAAAACCTCTGTAAAAACAGGAATTGTTCTAGGCAAAGTACTGGCAATGAGCAACATTACTGTAGCACAGCACCCCGCAGAGTTTAGTAAGGCTTGTGTGGATATTTTATGCTTTGACCTGAACCAGGCTGCTACTCAAACAGTGACAGAGTGTATTGAATTGACGCTTCAACAGTTTGCCCAACCACCCCAAGAAGAACCAACCCAAGAAGTAAAGCAAACAGTTTACCCCATAGAAAGCTCTCCCGTAACGATGATGTTACAAAGTGAAGTAGAGCTAGAAATGCGTTTTTACGACGATGTGATTTCTTTTATGCAAGAGGTGAGCAATGACGAAGCTGAGATTAGTTTTAACCACCCGCCAGACACTATGCAACCCGATATTTTGATTACCATTGCTCAACAGTTTATACCCAAAATTAAGGATTTTATAGCGCAACAAATCAACGGAGAAGTACAAATAATAAACAATGAAACTGTAGAGCCAAGAGAGTGTGATTTATTTATAAAAATATCAAAAAAAGTTCCTAACGAATCACAAATACGCATTGAAAAGCTTAAAAAACTCATAGCCAATTACGAAAAACATCATTCAGGTAAGCAACCCAAATAA
- a CDS encoding rhomboid family intramembrane serine protease — protein MQEEKKHLFRSMLPGLVLAGVMWLIKLLETLSGSSWSKYGLYPKEIFGIKGILTMPFLHADYAHLIANTIPLVVLLTFIHINYRESARKLPGWLIFASGLWTWSFARPSFHIGASGLVYGLISFVLFSGFIRRDRPSLALSFLVIFLYGGFIWGMLPQGGNVSWEGHLSGGIAGFIFAFAFSKPSEDETEIEDDLVAEELPLPNHVNTSSSYIYFSPPTSSQNPETPPQNFHLNYLYYEEAEPTQKTD, from the coding sequence ATGCAGGAAGAAAAAAAACACTTGTTTCGTAGTATGCTACCTGGGTTAGTGTTGGCGGGAGTAATGTGGCTAATAAAGCTTCTGGAAACCCTTTCGGGTAGTAGCTGGAGTAAATACGGTTTATATCCCAAAGAAATATTCGGTATCAAGGGCATACTCACTATGCCGTTTTTACACGCCGATTATGCGCACCTTATTGCCAATACTATTCCACTTGTTGTATTGCTCACCTTTATACACATCAACTATCGTGAGTCTGCCAGAAAACTACCAGGTTGGCTAATTTTTGCCAGTGGTTTGTGGACCTGGAGTTTTGCTCGTCCTAGCTTTCATATTGGTGCCAGCGGGCTGGTATATGGGTTGATTAGTTTTGTATTATTTAGTGGCTTTATACGACGCGACCGTCCTTCGTTGGCCTTGTCGTTTTTAGTTATCTTTCTATATGGAGGCTTTATTTGGGGAATGTTGCCACAAGGAGGCAACGTGTCTTGGGAGGGACATTTGTCGGGAGGAATAGCTGGGTTCATTTTTGCCTTTGCTTTTAGTAAGCCTAGCGAAGACGAAACAGAAATAGAAGATGATCTAGTAGCTGAAGAATTACCCCTGCCCAACCATGTAAACACCTCTTCTTCTTACATTTACTTTTCTCCTCCTACATCCTCGCAAAACCCTGAGACACCCCCACAAAACTTTCACCTCAATTACCTTTATTATGAAGAGGCTGAACCAACACAAAAAACAGACTAA
- a CDS encoding helix-turn-helix transcriptional regulator yields MSGRELKKLRAKNKLTQKQLAEKIEVAQPRISEWERNKFKISKAYRKILNDFFVGLTAPNV; encoded by the coding sequence ATGTCAGGAAGAGAACTAAAAAAATTAAGGGCTAAAAATAAGCTTACTCAGAAGCAATTAGCGGAGAAAATAGAGGTTGCTCAACCACGAATTTCGGAGTGGGAAAGAAACAAATTCAAAATATCAAAAGCCTATCGGAAAATACTCAATGACTTTTTTGTAGGATTAACAGCGCCAAATGTTTAG
- a CDS encoding WG repeat-containing protein — protein sequence MKNKHPYLACFILLLSILHLSVSAQKLPKLIPYRKGDQWGFCNKNKKVIIPCVYTSASPFAEGLARVSNKERNFGFINSKGKVVIPFVYDWVHNVHDGWIYAEIQSPKWGNVGGFIDKQGKIVVPFRLETPPVPLPESERYFFSEGLMAIPWKVEPFNNTKYGYINKSGKFVIQPSLGYATQFKNGLAATELKNYSTHAYINKKGKVVFKDNYYTASAFVEGRARVRKNDLMGFINTSGKVIIPIKYYTFQDFSEGLVSISNGKKTGFMDKKGQVVIPFTYEAAYSFNNGLALVVKNKKVGFINRKGQVVIPLQYDFNREFYNITHVPGFTGFHNNYCVVWKQNKMGFINRKGQTVIDFKYDGFGAVIFPYHHYSQGLALVKQGEKQFYIDMQGNEYYED from the coding sequence ATGAAAAATAAACACCCCTACCTGGCATGCTTTATCCTGCTTTTGTCAATATTACATTTAAGTGTAAGCGCTCAAAAACTACCCAAACTCATTCCTTACCGTAAAGGTGATCAGTGGGGTTTTTGCAATAAAAACAAAAAAGTAATCATTCCCTGTGTTTATACCAGCGCCAGCCCCTTTGCCGAAGGGTTGGCCAGAGTAAGTAATAAAGAGAGGAATTTTGGGTTTATCAACTCAAAAGGGAAGGTAGTGATTCCATTTGTATACGATTGGGTGCATAATGTACACGATGGCTGGATTTATGCTGAAATACAAAGCCCTAAGTGGGGCAATGTAGGTGGGTTTATTGATAAACAAGGAAAAATAGTAGTGCCTTTTCGTTTAGAAACGCCTCCCGTGCCATTGCCCGAAAGCGAGCGGTATTTTTTTAGTGAGGGGTTGATGGCAATTCCTTGGAAAGTTGAACCATTTAATAACACCAAATATGGTTACATAAACAAAAGCGGTAAATTTGTAATTCAACCATCATTAGGTTATGCTACTCAGTTTAAAAATGGACTGGCAGCTACTGAGCTTAAGAACTATAGCACACACGCATACATTAACAAAAAAGGTAAGGTAGTTTTTAAAGATAATTATTATACTGCATCAGCTTTTGTAGAAGGTAGAGCAAGGGTGAGAAAAAATGATTTGATGGGGTTTATCAATACTTCTGGTAAAGTTATAATTCCTATTAAATATTATACTTTTCAAGATTTTAGCGAGGGGCTGGTGAGTATTTCGAATGGAAAAAAAACTGGATTTATGGACAAAAAAGGTCAAGTAGTGATTCCATTTACTTATGAAGCTGCCTATAGCTTTAATAATGGCTTGGCTTTGGTAGTTAAAAACAAAAAAGTGGGCTTTATTAACCGTAAAGGCCAAGTAGTGATTCCGCTCCAGTATGACTTCAACCGTGAATTTTACAATATAACACATGTACCAGGTTTTACTGGTTTTCATAACAATTACTGTGTGGTTTGGAAACAAAACAAAATGGGCTTTATCAATCGTAAAGGACAAACGGTGATTGATTTTAAATACGATGGTTTTGGTGCCGTGATTTTTCCATACCATCACTACAGTCAAGGTTTGGCTTTAGTCAAACAGGGCGAAAAACAGTTTTATATAGACATGCAAGGCAATGAATATTATGAAGATTAA
- a CDS encoding OmpA family protein, with the protein MNYEKNFKYLVFVLGVLFLGIADTMAQVTPSTYAAYRGDRDGDGVPESGGKDKCPDTHTRVQGREAYITVNGKKMWVPLPKNLQGKFKHELGSVLKERAELLNAKRKKKRELYRLDKKKVKGRDARKKKKADIAAKETEILKIDSLVGVIDEKKKKLDPRPYFEFFVTLENNTRVPVKLRLDVDAFGCLPDADQDGVPDLVDRCPNKAGGDGADGCPDRDKDGIPDKADLCPDVKGGKKTKGCPDKDNDGVADKDDECPNTKGEINLKGCPDADKDGVPDKDDDCPDVKGLVTLKGCPDSDGDGIPDKKDDCPDVKGSTKYNGCPDTDGDGIIDKKDDCPKKAGLAEFNGCPDRDKDGVPDKVDNCPDVPGVKDNRGCPEVLERASKVLFAPGKAIINPVSFPVLNELSELLKKYASTKIYLEGHTDNQGDDDANLKLSKDRAQAVADYLIKKGIAKSRIESTGFGETKPIADNKTAAGRKKNRRVDMKLTNQ; encoded by the coding sequence ATGAATTATGAAAAAAACTTCAAATACTTAGTTTTTGTATTAGGAGTGCTGTTTTTGGGCATTGCCGATACTATGGCTCAAGTAACCCCCTCTACGTATGCGGCCTACAGGGGCGATCGCGATGGAGATGGTGTACCCGAATCAGGGGGAAAGGATAAATGCCCAGATACACACACACGTGTGCAAGGGAGAGAAGCATACATCACGGTCAACGGAAAGAAAATGTGGGTACCTTTGCCTAAAAACCTGCAAGGGAAGTTTAAGCATGAATTAGGGTCTGTATTAAAAGAACGTGCTGAATTATTAAATGCTAAAAGGAAAAAAAAGCGTGAACTATACAGACTAGACAAAAAAAAGGTAAAAGGACGCGATGCCAGAAAAAAGAAAAAGGCAGACATTGCTGCTAAAGAAACTGAAATATTAAAAATAGACTCGCTGGTAGGGGTAATAGATGAAAAGAAAAAGAAGCTTGACCCTCGACCTTACTTTGAATTCTTTGTTACGCTTGAAAACAATACCAGGGTGCCAGTAAAACTACGCCTGGATGTGGATGCATTTGGTTGTTTACCTGATGCTGACCAAGATGGAGTACCTGATTTGGTAGACCGTTGCCCTAACAAGGCTGGTGGAGACGGTGCAGATGGTTGCCCTGACCGTGACAAGGATGGAATTCCAGATAAAGCAGATCTTTGCCCAGATGTAAAAGGAGGTAAAAAAACCAAAGGTTGTCCAGATAAAGACAACGATGGTGTGGCTGATAAAGACGATGAGTGTCCAAATACCAAGGGGGAGATTAACCTTAAAGGTTGCCCAGATGCTGATAAAGATGGCGTGCCTGACAAAGACGATGATTGCCCAGATGTAAAAGGTTTGGTTACACTCAAAGGTTGTCCAGACTCTGATGGTGATGGAATTCCTGATAAAAAAGATGATTGCCCAGATGTAAAAGGTTCTACCAAATATAATGGTTGCCCAGATACAGATGGGGACGGAATCATTGACAAAAAAGATGACTGTCCTAAGAAAGCTGGGCTTGCTGAGTTTAACGGTTGCCCTGATCGTGATAAAGATGGCGTGCCTGATAAGGTAGATAACTGCCCTGATGTACCTGGTGTAAAAGATAACCGAGGCTGCCCAGAAGTACTTGAACGTGCCAGTAAGGTCTTATTTGCTCCTGGAAAAGCGATTATTAACCCAGTGTCTTTCCCTGTATTAAATGAATTAAGTGAGTTATTGAAAAAGTATGCCTCCACCAAGATTTACTTAGAAGGTCATACCGATAATCAGGGAGATGATGATGCTAACCTGAAACTTTCAAAAGATCGGGCGCAAGCAGTAGCAGATTATTTGATTAAGAAAGGCATTGCCAAGTCGAGAATAGAAAGCACTGGTTTTGGCGAAACCAAACCTATAGCTGATAACAAAACAGCGGCTGGGCGTAAGAAAAACCGTAGGGTAGATATGAAACTAACCAATCAGTAA
- a CDS encoding DNA-methyltransferase, translated as MPTNTYKIFNKDCVGLSGVAPQSIDALVTDPPYGIGFQAHEWDKSLPNKQIWSDCLRVMKPGAFGLVFSAVRLMHRLMVDLEDNGFIIKDVLFWVYLNGMPKSRNVGLNIDKKLGVDSKIVGKYTYMQGYKKGGADSYTNPQQKNKYKPSSSLGKKYDGAGLGIKPAYEPIILIQKPLEKGLNVAENVIKHGTGALNLEETRIPFEDGEGEVGHNPHPKGRVAANIIRTETMDDGYDKFFTVPKVRQHADDYNIHPTLKPVSLMQHLVKLLTFEQQTVLDPFAGSGSTGVAALNLQRNFTGFELSPDYAKIAQKRLKAVQLP; from the coding sequence ATGCCCACTAATACTTATAAGATTTTTAATAAAGACTGTGTTGGTTTATCAGGGGTTGCTCCTCAAAGCATCGACGCATTGGTGACTGACCCACCTTATGGTATTGGTTTTCAGGCGCACGAATGGGACAAAAGTTTGCCCAACAAACAAATATGGTCAGATTGCCTGCGAGTGATGAAACCTGGTGCTTTTGGATTGGTATTTTCGGCGGTAAGGCTTATGCACAGACTCATGGTAGACTTAGAAGATAATGGATTTATAATCAAAGATGTCTTGTTTTGGGTCTACTTGAATGGTATGCCCAAAAGCCGTAATGTGGGACTCAATATTGATAAAAAACTAGGGGTAGACAGTAAAATAGTGGGTAAGTACACTTATATGCAAGGGTACAAAAAAGGTGGGGCAGACTCGTACACCAACCCACAACAAAAAAACAAGTACAAGCCCTCATCATCTTTGGGCAAAAAATACGATGGGGCAGGCTTAGGAATCAAACCAGCCTATGAGCCCATTATACTTATCCAAAAACCCTTAGAAAAAGGGCTGAATGTGGCTGAAAACGTGATTAAACACGGAACAGGTGCCTTAAACCTGGAAGAAACCCGCATACCGTTTGAAGATGGTGAAGGTGAAGTGGGGCACAATCCACACCCCAAGGGCAGGGTAGCAGCTAATATTATACGTACCGAAACTATGGACGATGGGTATGATAAGTTTTTTACTGTACCTAAGGTACGCCAACATGCCGATGACTACAATATACACCCTACGCTCAAGCCTGTATCATTGATGCAACACTTGGTCAAGCTACTTACCTTTGAGCAACAAACCGTGCTCGACCCATTTGCGGGGAGTGGCAGCACAGGGGTAGCAGCCTTAAACTTACAAAGAAACTTTACTGGGTTTGAACTCAGTCCTGACTATGCCAAAATAGCCCAAAAACGCCTCAAAGCTGTTCAGTTGCCCTAA
- a CDS encoding SMEK domain-containing protein has protein sequence MSHNRDYYLKQISHQLAVYRVNIHQNSKGLNDYSYNTGAEYFYRDLLNTIYDWKLTNLNSQTKNAAAIDLGDKNAKVAIQITSDSSSNKVHETLKKFMEGQLYQDYERLIVLVITTKQNFPKADFEKNYNPNLFIFDKKTDIWGIEDLLKDINDCSIDALSKIHKLVIDELAPKRLLQPKQKKSKEEVTIIRLIEYLSSDGNYIEIEEEFIIDPKHKIYKRFSDHKEFIISEYSILYPTYFGALDNAKQTTGLDGIKAVKITNHLNIRSNQLLNKNDNNPKQALEEFNEILWNKIDSSEQYDREAIRFYLLNELVQCNIFPNSKQT, from the coding sequence ATGTCACACAACAGAGATTATTACCTTAAACAAATCAGTCATCAACTCGCAGTATATAGAGTAAATATACACCAAAATAGCAAGGGGCTAAATGATTACAGCTACAATACTGGTGCAGAATACTTTTATCGAGATTTGCTAAATACCATTTATGACTGGAAGTTAACAAACCTTAATTCTCAAACAAAAAATGCGGCTGCGATTGATTTAGGAGACAAAAATGCTAAAGTAGCCATACAAATAACATCAGATAGCTCGTCAAACAAAGTTCATGAAACATTAAAGAAGTTTATGGAGGGGCAACTCTATCAAGATTATGAACGACTGATTGTTTTAGTAATAACAACAAAGCAAAATTTTCCTAAAGCTGATTTTGAAAAAAACTATAACCCTAATTTGTTTATTTTTGACAAAAAAACAGATATATGGGGGATAGAAGATTTATTGAAAGATATAAATGATTGCAGTATTGACGCACTCTCTAAAATACACAAACTTGTAATAGATGAACTTGCGCCAAAAAGACTGTTGCAGCCCAAGCAAAAAAAATCAAAAGAAGAAGTAACCATTATTCGTTTAATCGAGTACTTGAGTAGCGATGGTAATTATATTGAAATAGAGGAAGAGTTTATCATTGACCCTAAACATAAAATTTATAAGAGGTTTTCTGACCATAAAGAGTTTATCATCAGTGAATATAGCATTTTGTACCCAACTTATTTTGGGGCATTAGATAATGCAAAACAAACCACAGGTTTGGATGGCATCAAAGCTGTAAAAATAACAAACCACTTAAACATAAGAAGCAACCAACTTTTGAATAAAAATGATAATAACCCCAAGCAAGCACTTGAGGAATTTAATGAAATACTTTGGAACAAAATAGATAGCTCTGAACAATATGATAGAGAGGCTATTCGCTTCTATCTACTGAATGAATTAGTACAATGCAATATATTTCCCAACTCTAAACAGACATGA
- a CDS encoding adenylyltransferase/cytidyltransferase family protein yields the protein MAESLYQKYASLFALFGIKQVDVIAQHWQSPHRFYHNETHLKFLIDEIEKLYALDGINDHARHILLLTAFFHDVVYEPLANDNEEKSAQLLDKMVTARYPDAQIVREIILDTKNHEPKSQLSEVFCSLDMYIVESGSFAELQKWEFQIFKEYQMVDYKFYKQGRLKLLREFAQRYPKNAHNLQNLIEYVEQHKPKIGIYAGSFNPFHNGHFNILQKAERVFDKVIIAKGINPEKHNNDKMGEDSSVLKYRQYETFTGLLTDYASSKETDTDMTIIRGLRNGDDLDYEVNQLRFMEDMKPDIKLIFINCDQQFEHISSSSIRNLERIREGLGRKYLPK from the coding sequence ATGGCTGAAAGTTTATATCAAAAGTATGCATCTTTGTTTGCCTTATTTGGCATCAAACAAGTAGATGTAATTGCCCAGCATTGGCAGTCTCCCCATCGCTTTTATCATAATGAAACACACCTAAAGTTTTTGATAGATGAAATAGAAAAGTTATATGCACTTGACGGCATTAATGACCACGCACGCCATATTTTATTATTAACTGCTTTTTTTCATGATGTAGTGTATGAACCCCTTGCCAACGATAATGAGGAAAAGTCTGCCCAACTGCTTGATAAAATGGTTACAGCACGTTATCCCGATGCACAAATTGTTCGGGAAATAATACTGGATACCAAAAATCACGAGCCTAAAAGTCAACTTTCGGAAGTATTCTGTTCCTTGGATATGTACATTGTAGAGAGCGGTTCTTTTGCTGAGTTACAAAAATGGGAGTTTCAGATTTTTAAGGAATACCAAATGGTTGACTATAAGTTTTATAAACAAGGAAGACTTAAGTTGCTCAGAGAGTTTGCCCAACGCTACCCTAAAAATGCACATAACCTGCAAAACCTGATAGAGTATGTAGAGCAGCATAAACCCAAAATTGGTATTTATGCTGGGTCGTTTAATCCTTTTCATAATGGCCATTTTAATATTTTACAGAAAGCCGAAAGAGTCTTTGACAAGGTAATTATTGCCAAAGGCATCAATCCTGAAAAGCACAATAATGATAAAATGGGAGAAGATTCCAGCGTACTCAAGTACCGTCAGTATGAGACTTTTACGGGTTTACTTACTGACTATGCCAGCAGCAAAGAAACCGACACCGATATGACGATCATTAGAGGGTTACGCAATGGTGATGACTTGGACTATGAAGTAAACCAATTGAGGTTTATGGAAGATATGAAACCCGACATTAAGCTTATATTTATCAATTGTGACCAACAGTTTGAACATATCAGTTCATCATCTATCCGTAACCTAGAAAGAATTAGAGAAGGGTTGGGAAGAAAATATTTACCAAAATAA
- a CDS encoding WG repeat-containing protein — translation MKINAKNYLPLIFSLFLTSYTTFAQKLPQLIPYRKGNQWGFCDKNRKIIIPCTYANASPFYEGLARVSNKDEKYGFVDMKGKVVIPIKYDWAHSVHKGWIYVEQNREGWGNVGGFIDKTGKTIIPFQIKTPPIPLPEASRHVFSQNLMALPWIDKPGAIAKYGYIAKQGKFTIKPSFNYATRFNKGVALVHLGKDQGYGYINLDGKILFKKEKYYSSAAFSEGLARVRLNSKVPAEAMKQGFIGTDGQVVIPLGYYTFNDFKEGLVAVQKYDPKNQEGQKWGFLDKSGGLAIPFQYDQVFNFNEGIALAVKLNKVGFINKKGRTVIPFKYEYHTHAHFYDMLNISDRAGFQVGFAPVWQKGKMGFINREGKVVVEFKYEGFGEIFYEYHDYSQGLALVRFKDKEFYIDMQGNEYYQDR, via the coding sequence ATGAAGATTAATGCGAAAAATTATTTACCCCTCATTTTCAGTCTTTTTTTGACATCCTACACCACCTTTGCCCAAAAGCTTCCCCAACTTATTCCTTATCGTAAAGGCAATCAATGGGGGTTTTGCGATAAAAACCGAAAAATTATTATCCCTTGTACCTATGCCAATGCCAGCCCTTTTTATGAAGGACTTGCCAGGGTAAGTAATAAAGACGAGAAGTATGGATTTGTTGACATGAAGGGAAAGGTAGTAATACCCATAAAATATGATTGGGCGCACAGTGTACACAAGGGGTGGATATATGTAGAACAAAACCGAGAAGGTTGGGGCAATGTAGGGGGCTTTATAGACAAAACTGGCAAGACCATCATCCCTTTTCAAATCAAAACTCCTCCTATACCACTTCCCGAAGCATCACGTCACGTTTTTAGTCAAAACCTTATGGCGCTACCCTGGATAGACAAACCTGGTGCAATTGCCAAATATGGTTACATTGCCAAACAAGGTAAGTTTACCATCAAACCTTCTTTTAATTATGCTACCCGTTTTAATAAAGGAGTTGCATTGGTGCACCTCGGTAAAGACCAAGGCTATGGTTATATTAATCTGGATGGTAAAATTTTGTTCAAGAAAGAGAAATACTATTCTTCGGCTGCTTTCTCAGAAGGGCTTGCCAGAGTAAGACTCAATAGCAAGGTTCCAGCAGAAGCAATGAAGCAAGGCTTTATAGGTACTGATGGTCAAGTAGTGATTCCGTTGGGATACTATACTTTCAATGATTTCAAGGAAGGCCTGGTAGCAGTGCAAAAGTATGACCCTAAAAACCAGGAAGGGCAGAAGTGGGGTTTTTTAGACAAGAGTGGGGGCTTGGCCATTCCTTTTCAATATGACCAAGTGTTTAATTTCAATGAAGGAATCGCCTTGGCAGTTAAACTCAATAAAGTAGGGTTTATCAATAAAAAAGGCAGGACAGTCATTCCATTTAAATACGAGTACCATACCCATGCACATTTTTATGACATGCTTAATATTTCTGACCGGGCTGGGTTTCAGGTAGGGTTTGCACCAGTATGGCAAAAAGGAAAAATGGGGTTTATTAACCGTGAAGGTAAGGTCGTTGTAGAGTTTAAATATGAGGGCTTTGGTGAAATATTTTATGAGTACCACGATTATAGTCAAGGTTTGGCATTGGTGCGATTCAAGGATAAAGAGTTTTATATAGATATGCAGGGGAATGAGTATTATCAGGACAGGTAA
- a CDS encoding ABC-three component system middle component 6 encodes MNRLISKDENIKSSSVYVGYLILKELKKFKKKGKDKISLFDLTQALKKEKITHYRQIVFALMFLYSCDIINFEEPYIYIV; translated from the coding sequence ATGAATAGACTAATTTCAAAAGATGAAAATATTAAAAGCTCTTCTGTATATGTTGGTTACTTAATATTGAAAGAACTCAAGAAATTCAAAAAAAAGGGAAAAGATAAAATATCTCTATTTGATTTAACTCAAGCATTAAAAAAAGAAAAGATAACCCACTATCGTCAAATTGTTTTTGCTCTCATGTTTCTATACAGTTGTGACATAATTAACTTTGAAGAACCCTATATCTATATTGTATGA